CTTTCATCAGAAATAGGCTTTATGAGCATAAGCTCCTGTTCTGCCATTTGATTGTTTTCTCAAATCCATATGGCATCTTCAGGGTCCTGTTGTTAATTTTTCTGATAATAAATAGCATTAGTACCCAGTTTAGTTGTCCACCTTTGATTTTTGCATTTTACATTTGCCATTGGCTTATCAGGTGGCATCTTCGGGCCGGTAGTTTATTGCTTATCAGGTGGCCCGAAAATTGGCCAATACTATGATATAATCCTTCTGCATCTCCGTATCTAGTTCTTCTGGTTATGGTTATTTTGTCTTTCAGTAATCCTTACTAACTTATAACTGCATCAGGTTGTTGGTCATAATGTGATGCCCAACAAATTCAGCTTGCTGTCATATTTCGTCACCATATTGGATGAGGGTACTAATGTGTTGACCATTTCCTCCATGTCAAAAAACTAAGTTAACCGTTCTTTGTATTTCTTCTGCATACTAAAGGACGGTGGATTTGTACACTCTAGATAGAGAGCCATATTTATAGCTGCAACAGTGCAACTACACATGTGTTCTAGGCATGCCAGCCATAGATGTACACCAGGTAAATGGACCAATTTGGCTGGTTTTGACTTCATTCTTTCAACATTCTACTAAAACTGTGGTGGATTGAAATTTTACAACCTCAAAGAAGCACCATTTGATGTCCACTAACTAATTTGCAAAAGATGAATAATCTGTGCAGCTCTTCGGTACTTAACATTTTTCCTCGTGTAGCTTTGAAATTGAGCTAATCATTTAAAAGCTATTGAATTTGTAATTCTTTTGCCCTGCTGATGTAGATCGGAAGAAGGCGCACAAAGAGCATCAAAAACAAGTTGAGAGATCGCATATCAGCTCGTCCACCTCTGCTGCCGTGGAGGTCTGTTCAAAGTAATTTATGAAGTAGCTGAAAAACTATTCTTTTGATGGCGACGACGATTATGATGCTAATAATAATAAAGCATAACTTTTTAATATTCTACTTAGTATATTAGCTGGCTACTTGAACTCGATGCCAGCACCACTGTGAATTGTGCAATTAGAGACAAGACAAGTGTTCAACCTGAATACTTCAATTATGTGGCTTTAGCATTCGCTAGATATTTAATGCCTACAGAAAGCTTTATGTTTTTTAGTAACATCAATACGTACAAAACATGCATCATTGTACcctctttttttaataataggGGTCAGTGGGTGCATATGAAGGTTGGAATCAACTATGCATCCGATTTTCTGATGTTGAGTCTGGATAGTGTACAATTGACAATCCTTCACCATGATCTTTATGTGTTTGTTAAGCATTCATTCCTCCAAATAATAAAAACTTGAAGGTTTGTGGAAAAGTTCCTTTTTTTATAGCTAATAAGAAGGTAAGTCTTCATTTCAACAGGAAATCCAATTAAATCCTGTGCTAAGACTAACCACATTTCTTTTGTTTGGTTACTTGTTTCCTTGTGGAAATACCTTAATGCCCTAAGCCAGAGAagtttcctagatagaacaagatgaaggcTACTCGTGTGCCTGAGAGCATCTCAGCATGTTTTACTCTTGCAATGGATAGCTTTGGTGATTCTTTCGCATGTATTTTTGGTCCAAGGCCTCACAGTAGTTTCTATTCTCCCTTTTCTACAGGCAGGACATTTAAACTCTACAAACAAACAGTTTTCTCCatcaaaaataaaacaatggGCAATGGATGATTTGATGCAGACTGTATCGTGGTTGGAGAGCCAAGATGAGAAGGTGGGCACTTAGGGGTTCAAGAGTCAAGTGATGGGCAGTTATTTACATTTCAGGATTTATGGTTTACATGTCTTTTTACTAAACTAAGGTGTAGTATTCCACAAAGTACATTGACAAGCACTGTCTGGCCATCATATAGAGTGACTGTCCAATGTTGTTCCTAATGAAAAAAATGCATTTATTTATGTTGCACTTTTTGTTTTGTATGACCTCTGCTTTTCCAAGGTTTATTTAACTGATGGATCTAATGCTTGCTTTTCTGACTGACTTCACTTACTCTTGCTTCGTTCCTGATAGCCAGAGCCAAGTGAATTGAAGGCAATAGCTGCTGAAGGGATAATCACTTGTCTGCAAGACGCCATAGAATCTCTTGAGCAAGGCAATGTAAGGAATGCAATATCGCCTTTCATTTATTAAGTGCATGTATTTGCATTAATTGTCTACTACTGATCAACAAACATTGTGCAATATATAAGCGATTTATGTTGGAGCACATGTGGACTGAGGCGATGGTCTTAAGTAATGTTGAAAGATTGAAAAACTGTCTAGATGCCAAATCTTGATTTGGGCTAATAGCCATTGTGATTATGCTTCCATTGAGATCCGTAAGAACTTGATGGGATAGTCAGCACAATAGACCAAACATTCTTTTTCCATGTTCTGCTGTCATGGTTCTCACTGGAGATGTGGTGTAGTCTCAGTTGACCATGAAAAGCCTTTTTCAGGATATCAAGGGAGTGGCGGAGCAGTGGAGCTTCGTCCCCCATGTTGTCAATGAACTGTTGAAGCTGgatggaagaagaaaagaggcaTCTTTTCCTAAAGAACAACTCTCCCAACTAGCAAACAAATGTAAGAAGATTTATCAGGCTGAGTTTGCTCGCATGAACATCGATGACAAGAAGGGGAAGAAGCATCGAAGTGACTCACCTGAAACTGAGCATCGTGGGAACACCCGATTGGATGATGATCATTATGACAGCGATGATACGATAGAAATGacagaagaagagattgaaCTCGCCTGCAGACAGCTTCCTGGACTATGCGGATGACACTAGCTAGGTTAGAAGAGGTGTGTGTTCCCTCTAGAACAGAAGAGGAAGAATGCTGAATGTCCATCTCCAATGGTGCTTTCGTTGTGGCTTAACAATTTTTTCCTGCTGCCACCCGAATAAACGATACAAGAATTCGCGAGTGAGTGAGGCAAACTGAAGAGTCCAGGGTTGTAATATGGACTTTTGCTCTTTCTTGTACAAAAACCGTCTGTGTGTATGCATATGTGCCACGTCCTGGACCCACTTTATTCATTTCCTAAATAttccttttttctttcatcTGGAAATTAGTCCACAATGCTACTTGACCTGCTGCTGGTTCGATCTCAGACTTCCAAGAAGTTTCAAATACTCTCTATATAACCCCATGCCGGGGCTGCACCACCTGCGAATCTTACCAATCAGATCGCGGTTGGTCTCTCGTGGTAAACCCCGTTTGGAACATCGAAATCTCTGTATCCATCTTTCTAGAATAAGAAATAGTCTACTTTCATCACATATGGCCACTTTGAAAATCCTGCATTTCAAAAGCAGGccccttttttattttattttttgtattgCACGCATAGGGAAAGTGTCCAATCCATAGAATCCCTTTTGTTGGGATTTCTCTAGAAGCTCTGTACTTAGAATCTTGGATTAGCTGGCTAGTTAGGTTAGAGAAGGTTTGAGTGATGGAGTGTTGTTTTCAGTATCGTTTATGTTTTATAATGTTTTTTTTCTAGCGGAAATGATGACAAGTATGCAGTGAGTATTATCCGAAACGCCGCCTTCTTTCTTCCTGTTGCTTCTCTTCTATGCCACTTCACAAACCGCTGCTGGTATAAGGTgttttcttcccttttggcCAGTTGTCCTCCTCCTACATCGTGACATTCACCAAAGCTGAGCCATGGCTTCCTCTGCTTCCTCCTCAAATCCCCCTTGCCCTAGTCATCACTGCTCTCCACCTTTTCCTCATTCAGATCTGATCGGTGCATGGTGTCATCGTCTGTCTCCCCAgtctccggcggccggagcaacCCGAGGGAATCCATGTTCAACAGCAAGATGGTCCGCGCATCCTAGGTGTCTGACAACGTCGTCTTAGACGTGGCGGTGCCTTGTCTGATGACTTGAAAAGGTTCTTCTTTTTGTTTAGTCCGATGACTTGAACAAGTTGCGTAGATTTGAGGCTCTTGATCTCGAAAATTCGAATGTTCCTTTCTTTCCAAAAATTCTAAGCTGAGTTCACAGTTGCCTCAACTCTCTCTCCTTGTTTCCCAAAAATAGACTGCTGCATGGAGCTTCCTTGCAGCAGTCTATTCCATCGATTTTTAACACCGGCTGCAATGTAGAGAAAGCAGCGCAGTCTGCAGTCTCATCCCAGGCTCGTTTTGCGTAGTTGCAGTTCACAATGAGACGTTCGTCATGGAGATTGCATGCATAGACAGCATAGTCTGCATGTGGGAGATGCAGTCCAGCCCCTTGCCAATAGTTTGTCGCCCGTCAGCAGCTTTCACTGCAAGAGCAaccggaagaagaagaataaaaagaTGGCATTTGGCCTCCACCGTAGCCGTCCGATTTTATTCCATGACAATTCGGTGTAGGAACCAATCAATTGCGTGTGTGAACCGCGACGGATCCAGGATCATCAAGTATCACCAAGTAAcgactcttcctcttctttttttcttctcctcttttttctcttctataTGCAAAAATTGAAGAGGAGCTGGAGAGCTACAAGTGCCTTCCGTGCATATGTGTGTGAAGTGCATCAATCCAGAGGTAGGCAGGATTCCATCTTACCCGTGCAGATAGATAGGTAACCTGATGGCAAAACCTCTAAGGTGAGAGTGAGCCAAGGGGATTCGAGCCCTGTCTCGCACACCCGGTTGAGCGTCCAATGAACGCCAGGTAAATAGGCCCTggtctttaaaaaaaaagtgcatCAATGCAGAGTGTAGAAGCTCATGTGAAAATGTATGCTGAACTAGGCAGGATTCCATCTCCAGAATAGCTCACCGGCGCCGAGATCGTTCAAAGGCCGGAGCATCTCGGCGCCGGCAGGGCCCTGGACGACTCGAGGCTCAGGCAACAATGGCACATGCTACGTGGCCGTGTGCGATCCGTACATCATCCAGCGGGCGGCTGAGATGCTGTTGAGCACTAGGTAGAACAGTCGTGACCCCGGTGCCTTGACCCAACCCACAGGgggctcctcctccgcctctcgTCTCGGCTCCCCTCTTCCCAGATCCCTCCAAACCCAACGCGATTCCTCCGAGCCGGCGCCGCCGTCTCAGTCGCGTCGCCGCGGCGACGTCCCCCGCGCACCTGTAGCGACGCTCGCGTTCCGGCAAAAAAGAGAAGAGGTAACCTTTCGATTCCGAGGTGAAAGCTTGGATCTTGATGGCAAAAAAGCAGAATCTTTTCTATGCTATCCGTATGCGATTTAAGGCCTGAAGATGAACTGTTCGTTCTTAAGATATCGTGTGGTTTTACTGCGGATTCTTGTTTGATTTGCACTGATTTAGGGGGCCTCTGGTgtgattcgaattgatttttgTTGATTTCAGAGTTGGAAATGGAGATCCAGTCGTCCGGCCGGCCCGTCGACGTGCTGATGGAGAAGGTGCTGTCCGTGAACATCCTCTCCTCGGACTACTTCAAGGAGCTCTACAGGTTCAAGACCTaccacgaggtcgtcgacgagATCTACCACCAGGTGGACCACGTCGAGCCCTGGATGACCGGCAACTGCCGCGGTCCCTCCAGCGCCTTCTGCCTCCTCTAcaagttcttcaccatgaaGCTCACCGTCAACCAGATGCACGGGCTGCTCAAGCACCCGGACTCTCCTTACATCAGAGCTGTGAGTCTCTGGCCTGTTTGCTTCTGTTTATGCGATGTAGGGGGCTTACTAAAATGAAAGAGAATTTAGCTGTACAGACGGTTTGATTCAAAGTGAGCCTTGTTGTATCGGGAGGAAAACTTTTTCCAATAGTGGATTTAGTGGGGAGGCTTGGAAATCTGCATTAGGGTCCTGATAGACATAGGCGGGTTAATCTTCATGGAAGCAAGAAACATGCCCATTTTTGTATGGCACTAGCTTGTAGAGCATCTCGAATGATTAGTTTATGAAACAAATGGGTTTTGGCTCTCAGACAGTAATAGTCGTTTATTTCAGATTGGATTTCTGTACCTGCGATATGTTGCAGAACCAAAGACATTATGGACTTGGTATGAACCCTACATTAAAGATGATGAGGTAATGTCTCTCTTACTCTCTTGCATTTATTTGACGTTAAATTTAAGCAGAAAGAGAACAACTGTCAGTTCACCCATATGTTCCTGTATTACATAAGTATTCACCAAACTTCCTCATTGTTTTCACCTTAGTGGTATATTTAGGGCAGTGCTTGTGGCAAATCAGAAATAGTTTAACTAAAAAACTAAAGGCAAAATCAAAGATGGTTTCTATGCTTGTATTCTACTTTAGACCAAGGAAAGAACCAAAGTTCAAAAACATGAAATGAAGGAACCCAGATGTTGATGTGGAGTCTGCAAGCCAAAATTGGTGGTTCTCTGGAATCCACCATTCCTGTACTAGCACCTGCTTCTTTAAAACATAACGATGTGCACATGTATGAACTAACTGCTTAGCCATGTGGATCTAtctgtgaaaatgatttttcaTGCCTATCATTAACATGTTGATTTTGCTATGTTTATAGCTGTAAAATATTTATGCCGCTTTATGATGAAATAAATAATCATTTTGCAGTTCTTTCCAATGTACCATGTCTCACATGTAATATGTCATCCCCTTTCAGGAGTTCTCCCCTGGATCCAATGGTAAAATGACTACAATGGGTGTTTACGTGCGTGATCTCCTCCTTGGTCAGGTATATCTCTTGAACTCCCTTCCCATTTCTGCCATAGAACAGAACAGTATTGTAAAGCTACTATTATAGTGTCCTTTAGTTACCCAACTACATCCAATGGCAGACATCATTAACCTATTATTTTCTGAACCTAAATGCAATTAGTGTTTGTTGAATCGCTCACCTGTTGATTTGGCATACTGAGGGGAAATTTCAATTGTGGGAGTTGCTTTAAGAGGAGACATCATCTCTTCCGCCAGTAACAACACTGTATAAGGTTTGTCATGATGTGTTGCTCAGAagttctttttcccttttccgCTAGTGTTCCCTATGTTTGAACTTGTTGAAGGATTCATAGCATATGAAAATGGTTTGTTCTAACTAGTTTGCGAGATAATttacactcttttttttttacttgtttgGGGATCATTTCACATGGAAACAATGTATGTTCATTGGACTTTTGCCCATATTGATTTCTCGCGGCAAGAGTTGCTAGTATTTTCTTTTTGATCCATACATGATGTTTTGCTGAAGATATATGCTATATGTTATCAACAAAATAAGTTCACTTCCCTAGAAGAGGTGAAACGCTTCCAATGTGCTAAATATCTTATAGTTGGAAGTTTCTGAATTTGTTTGGGGGTGCTAGTAAAAAGGATAAGGACGAGTAATGCCCAAAGCCTAGTAAATAGTTAACTGTAAAAGCACCGTTTTACTGGTTGTCTCCACATTTCTTCCCAGTCAGATGCTCCTGAGATACTGTAGTTGCAAATTCGTCCAAATTTATCTTTGAATTAACCAACTAAGGCCCAACAGTCCATAGATTTAGTTGTGCTAGTCAGCAGAAAAGTGGCAGCAAATTAAGGTTCTTTGGCTTGGTGGGCTGTTATCTTTTGGCTATTGCTACTCTTGAATGGATGTGCCCTTCCACTCTGTGTACTGGTCCTGCCGATACACTATTCGTCAATGATGTCCAATTCAGTTTGCTGAAAGCATACACAAAACAATTGATTAAATTGTTATTGCTTTTTTCCCAATATTAATTACTGACCATTCGACAGCCTGACAGTTTGTCGTCTAATCTTATGTAGTAATGTTAGAGCTGCATATAATTGTGTGCGTACATGCCAATACAACTCATTACTTATTAATCCCATCATCATATTCACCTATCGTTCTGTTTTTGTTGACAACTCTGATGCTATTGCTCAGTGCTTCCTTTTTGAGATATTATTCCAGAAGCTTCGACTGAGAATTAATACTTTTCATTGTTTTCTAAGACAAATTTTCAATGATATTTGTTATTTGCTTGCAGTACTATTTCGACAGTATTCTTCCACGAGTGCCTCTCCCAATTCTGCGACAGGTCACTGGCCATCTTGAGAAGTTGAAGCTCCCAACAAAGCAGTCAGGGATGACAGGAGATTCTAATAGGCATGAGTCAAATGATACTGCCCGAAGGCCTCCTTCCGTAAAAGCTTCTTTGTCTGTCTCTTTCGGTCAGCGTGCTCCACACCGTGCATCCACAAGGGACTCGTCCCCAGTCCGAAGGACATTACCTTCCAAACAGGAAAGGGAAAGAAGTTACGATGGTGATCATGCTAGATCATCACCAAGGAAGCGCCGAAGTCGGAGTCGTGAGCGTGGTCATGATTCTGATAGGGACCGTTCAGATCGTGACCGTGGCAGGTACAAGGATAGGGATCATGATCGACACACTCGTGATCACAGAGACCAGGATCAGCGTCGGTCCAGCTATTCAGATAGGGATGGTGAGAGGCGAGGCCGTGAAAGGAGGGACAGGGATTCTGATAGAAATGGACGCTCAAGCACCCGCAgaagcaggagcaggagcaggagtccAGTCCGTGGcagaactgatagtgataaacCTCGCTCTAGCCCATTTGGTAAGGCACCAGAGCCATCCAACTTGGCAAAGCTGAAGGATTTATATGGTGATGCAACAAATACAAAGAATGATGCGGATGATGATAGAGCTCACAGGGGTTCTGGAACCGAAGAGGTAATCAGACTGGGAGGCGCTAGGTGGAGGTGAATGTCAAAAGAAACACCTCGAGATGCATCTAAACCCCATGCATTCTTGTTCAAAAAAATCAGTATACAGTGTCGCAGATGACGCAAGAAATGATGGGATTCTTCCCCTTGAACTGCCATTCCAGTGGAGAGATATTTAGAGGGCGAAGTGTTCAGTTACTAAAATTAAAGTGAGCTGCCGTGTCGGTTTTCTAATGCATCCGATGGAATGCATGTTAACCTGCTTAAAGAATAAACGATTGACTGGATGGTCTAGTTTAGTATCTGTAACATGTTAAACTGCATGATTTCAAATATTTACTTCTAAGTGTTTTCCCCTCTGCGTTGTTGATCTTTTTTTCTTGGAGGCTCTGCGTTGCTTATCTATGCCCATGATTGCTTCTATAAAATGTTGTTTGATGTGTCAGTGTCATTGGCTGTGTATGATGTATCTATAGCATCGCATCTGTAAGCAAAAATGGTTACGGGCTAACTAGAGCCAACATGCGATGATGCAATAGCCACAGGTGCACATTTTCAATGTATCATTGCTGGCTCAAATAGCATAATGTACAACGCTAGTAATTTGTATGTTTTTTTAGCTACATCATCTACAATATACTAACACAAATCAAATTTGCGAGAATGATATTAGGAGAGATGAGACGGAGTTTGTACTGTGAAGAGCTAAACAGCGACGGTTGAATACAATTCTAAGAAAGCTTGCACTGACAGATCTCGGTCGCATTAATACACTCAACTGCTCGCAGATGGTCTCATGAACTCCTTTTGTTAAGCCAAAGAAACTGAATTTGTTTTCTTCTGCTGTAAGGTGATGCATCCACCCTTTTTGCTGAACACTATCCCAGCTGATCGAACTCTACAACCTGATAGAGAAGTTCCTGCCTTTGGGCGAAGTTCACCATTATTTTCCTGCagacaaacaaaatatataagcACATAATTGAGCTTTAAACACTCTCGCTCAACTATAAATGGTGCTGTTCATGCTTAACAATCCAGTTGGATCCTTACCTCATTCATATCCGTCAGCCAAGAAGTTACTTGCACGGTAATTTACTTGCAACCAGTGACAGTAGATGTTCAGAATTCAGAAGTTTCTTCGCAGAGTGTGCAGCCATGGAACAAGCATGACAGTATGAAACCTCACGACGCCACCAGTTTGGCATATGCAATCACTGCCGCTACCTATAATCATTTCACCACATTTGCAATATATGCTAATAATCATTTCACCACATTTGCAATATATGCTAATAAGTGAATTTTGAATTAGCAAATGCGACTCAAGTCCAAGCCTGATAGTCGTAGCGTGAAACTGCTGACCATGAACCATCATAGAATTAAAAACAGCTGATGAGGCTAGAAAGAATCGAGTCACTTGGGCGTATATTTGACAGTAGCATCTCCTTGTACAGCTTTAGTGCTTCATTGTTTAAACCATTTTGAGCAAGCCCAGTAATTAGACAGCTCCAAGACACTAAATCACGTGTTGGAGATTCATTAAAGAGCTTGTAAGCTTCAGTAACCTTACCTTGATGAAGCAAATCAGATATCATCACATTATAAGTGACAACAGTCCTTTTACGCATCCTATGAAAAAGGTACACTGCATCATCCAAATGCCCTCCTTTCACGTATCCAAAGAGCAAAGTAGTGCAGGACATTACATCTACTTGAGGCATATTGTAGAACACATCCCGTGCCTTATCAAGCATTCCATTGTCCATAAACCAAGACATCTAAACAGTGGCTGCTTCCACATTCTTTTCAGGCATCTTTGAGTACAGCTCAGTAGCATCAGTAATCCTTCCATCTTTTATATAGCCGCTGATCATCAAATTCCATGATATCTTATCCCAGTCATTCATGGAATCAAAAAGCTTTTTAGCCTCATCTATCTTGTCAGCGTGAATATAGCCAGATATGATGGCATTCCATGAACCAACATGCTTTCTCTCCATTTTATCAAATTCCAACCATGCCTCATCGATATCTAAGGAGTTACAGTACATAACAACAATGACGCCTCGATGATCTGGTCAAGAAAAAAAACCCCAGACTTCACAGAAAAACCGTGAATGCACCTACCACCTTCAATACTTTTCAAGCTGGCATAAGCATTCACAATCTTAACAAGAATTGCACTTGTCACTTCCTCGCCATTACTCATCAGACTGTTGAACACCTCAACTGCCTCTCTGAACCGCTTGTGGTTGACAAAACCTCCGATCATGACGCACCATGACACTGAATTCTTCACAGGCATCAAGTTGAACAGCTCAAACGCTGTCCCCACCTCGTGCACCGTAACATACCCTTTTACCATCGCAGTCCAAGACACGACATTGCGCTCCGGCATCCAATCAAAGACCTTGCGAGCGTCCTCCACCCGATAGTTCATCATGAGGCCTGATACGAGAGCATTTCACAACGCCACGTTCGGATTATCGACATCGTCCAAAGCCCGCTCTAGGCAACCGAACACCCCACAGTTGGCATACATTGTGACCAGCGAGGCGCCCACGAACACGTTGGCAGAGGAGCCGGTCCTGATCGCGAGCCCATGGACGCACCTCCCCAGAGCCAGCGCCTCCGTCCGCGCGCAGGCAGACAGCGCGGTTGAGAACGAGGAGTGGTCCGGGCGGAGCCCGCGGAGCAGGAGCTCCACGAACGTGGTTCTTCCCACCTTGTCATGTGCCCCAGACCGGGTGTGCGCGGCCATGAGCGAGTTCAAGGACGCGACGTCCCTTTGAGGCATTCCGTCGAacacccaccccccccccccccccggcgcaGCGTCGAGACGGGCGGCGCGGAGGTGTCGGCCCATCAGTTTGTTCGCGGAGGTGATCGCGTCGCAGGTGTCCAACGTGCGCGTCGTGGTGGCGAGGGAGGATGCGGGAGGCCCGGCTGCGCGGTGCGCATGCCACCAAGCTCACGCTGCGGCTGCTGCGGCGGGAGGAAGCGGAGTGACCTTTTGTATTTTTAAATccgaaaattgcaaatatatacatCCATTTTGAAATTTTATAACTTTATACTCTCGTCGGATCTATCTCCCTTCCAACAGGCAACGtgctttaaaaaataaaaatacatttcataatactctcaaaattcaaaatactattaaaataattatgaaattttttggattttttgacaTAGAGAATACTATCATTTAACTCTccctaaaatttgtttttttatttttattgcaaaagtaattgtttgagttaaaataattttgagaacTAGATGCCCAAAAGGTGGCTAAAAGTTCACGATCTAGTTTTTTAATCTGAAATTTATAATCACTTTTTAGATATCTCATCTAAATGGATTTAAATGTAAAAATGTTCAATTATAAAGTTAGAGATATCATCGAGAgacacaattttcatataaaattcaTCTTCATTCAAAATCATATGAAATGTCTATTGACACATAGGATATCGGCACGTAGAGTGCCGACAAGTCTCTAGTCGGCACTCCGTGTGCTAGCATGTACTTATTTATGTAAATATCAGATTTTAACTAttacttttgcaatttttcaataaaataataatatttaaaaaattctagCAGTGTGTGGGGAGGCGACTGATGTTGGGAGTACATGCCGATGGTAGGTGGGGATGATGCCGATGAATGGGGAGGAGAAGATCGACAGGTGGGGGCTAGAATGTCGATGATGTGCTCCTTGCCGCCGCCCGAATCGAGCTCGGTGGCGCATCCATCAAAATTAGCGGCGACTGTCAAGGGAGGTGACATGGAGGTCACGTCCATGGTGAGCAACTAGCAACCATCATGGGAGGTGATGTGGAGAGGAGAGCGGATGACGACGACTTTATTTTCCCTGTGAGTGACTGACAAGAGAGGCGACTGGCCGCCGGCACCGGTAGAGGAACGAAAGCAGGGAGGTCGGGTGGGAGAGTGGAACTAGATGGAGGGATAAGGGTGGCAGTGGGCTAGATCGGGTCAGCCCCCCACGGGTTTCAAACCTAGCGGGGACAGGGGCGGATGTAAAATTCGACCTGTGGGGCCATCGGGCCGAGGCCCTGATTCCAAACGGGTACGAGATCGGGATAGCTTTTGCACTCGTGGGTCCCCTACGAGC
The sequence above is drawn from the Phragmites australis chromosome 10, lpPhrAust1.1, whole genome shotgun sequence genome and encodes:
- the LOC133930879 gene encoding DNA-repair protein XRCC1-like, with protein sequence MSAPASKRSLPSWMGSSKDGEDDSGKKKHAGTSPKAQKRLDFSKLLDGVVVALSGFVNPERSTLRSQALDMGADYRPDWTSYCTLLVCAFASTPKFRQVQSDNGTIISKDWISESHRQKKLVDIEPYLMHAGKPWRKINELVESDQDRKKAHKEHQKQVERSHISSSTSAAVEAGHLNSTNKQFSPSKIKQWAMDDLMQTVSWLESQDEKPEPSELKAIAAEGIITCLQDAIESLEQGNDIKGVAEQWSFVPHVVNELLKLDGRRKEASFPKEQLSQLANKCKKIYQAEFARMNIDDKKGKKHRSDSPETEHRGNTRLDDDHYDSDDTIEMTEEEIELACRQLPGLCG
- the LOC133930880 gene encoding pre-mRNA splicing factor SR-like 1 — its product is MEIQSSGRPVDVLMEKVLSVNILSSDYFKELYRFKTYHEVVDEIYHQVDHVEPWMTGNCRGPSSAFCLLYKFFTMKLTVNQMHGLLKHPDSPYIRAIGFLYLRYVAEPKTLWTWYEPYIKDDEEFSPGSNGKMTTMGVYVRDLLLGQYYFDSILPRVPLPILRQVTGHLEKLKLPTKQSGMTGDSNRHESNDTARRPPSVKASLSVSFGQRAPHRASTRDSSPVRRTLPSKQERERSYDGDHARSSPRKRRSRSRERGHDSDRDRSDRDRGRYKDRDHDRHTRDHRDQDQRRSSYSDRDGERRGRERRDRDSDRNGRSSTRRSRSRSRSPVRGRTDSDKPRSSPFGKAPEPSNLAKLKDLYGDATNTKNDADDDRAHRGSGTEEVIRLGGARWR